The proteins below come from a single Faecalibaculum rodentium genomic window:
- a CDS encoding transposase: MNRYELREALLDTSPDLRKAYHFRNRLSEYYRKENLSTAEEELRSLIRDLDSTGVEELQSFADTLRNWFREIINSFHIVKQEYVVDPKTGNVRLKEHRLTSSMIENRNKIIKMIKHNANGYTNWERFRNRVLFVLSRGPEDGHPDRQDKAVNSRENSSK, from the coding sequence ATGAACAGATATGAACTGCGTGAGGCACTGCTGGATACGAGCCCGGACCTGAGGAAGGCGTATCACTTCCGGAACCGGCTGTCGGAGTATTACAGAAAAGAAAACCTGAGTACTGCAGAGGAGGAGCTCAGATCTCTGATCAGAGATCTAGACAGTACAGGTGTGGAGGAACTGCAGAGTTTCGCTGACACCCTGCGCAACTGGTTCAGGGAAATCATCAATTCGTTCCATATCGTCAAGCAGGAATATGTGGTCGATCCGAAGACCGGGAATGTAAGGCTGAAAGAACATCGCCTGACCAGCTCGATGATAGAGAACAGAAACAAGATCATCAAGATGATCAAACACAATGCGAATGGATATACGAACTGGGAACGGTTCAGGAATAGAGTACTGTTTGTGCTTTCCAGGGGTCCTGAAGATGGGCATCCAGACAGACAGGATAAAGCTGTCAACAGTAGAGAGAACAGCAGCAAATAG
- a CDS encoding transposase → MNSRKKLYLSTSALLSEINSFFGYDYPLRDEYQSWDLFYVCQYLMEVMVQTDTQICYGIGHRKSSIQRYYDSLFKMALKLMEYEEWLYTLGNRNSCSKTDLDATFMATKWDYYNQSGVTRPCYNCQIAVSDGLIVNADIFQNPGDTLTWQAFMDRYHDYTGKYPCRPVADAGYGSLDNYLYNLKNGIELVQKYGNFGKKKDRRFQKRIYNVLNWKQTEEGFLICPEGRVLDQYEGDNISRTRGGNLHISQMYAEKGHCEGCGNRAKCYRYGKYRRVGKNVVMEELQGKVDENLGCEEGKGLCRQRSIQVEGAFGILKQDRGMTRFRRRGLKGVKMEFLLNCLGLNLYKYHLFWLKQRANNLIGKLN, encoded by the coding sequence GTGAACAGTCGCAAAAAGCTGTATCTGAGCACTTCAGCTTTGTTAAGCGAGATCAATTCCTTCTTTGGCTATGACTATCCCCTCAGGGATGAATATCAGTCCTGGGATCTTTTCTATGTCTGCCAGTACCTGATGGAAGTCATGGTCCAGACTGACACGCAAATCTGTTATGGGATCGGCCATCGCAAGTCTTCCATTCAGAGATACTATGATTCACTGTTTAAAATGGCTTTGAAGCTGATGGAGTACGAAGAGTGGCTTTATACGCTTGGAAACCGCAACTCATGTTCAAAAACCGACCTTGATGCGACCTTCATGGCCACCAAATGGGATTATTACAACCAAAGCGGAGTCACCAGACCGTGCTACAACTGCCAGATCGCAGTCAGTGACGGATTGATCGTGAATGCGGATATATTCCAGAATCCGGGAGACACCCTCACCTGGCAGGCTTTCATGGACCGTTATCATGACTATACAGGGAAATATCCTTGCAGACCCGTAGCGGATGCGGGATATGGAAGTCTTGACAATTACCTGTACAACCTGAAAAACGGGATAGAACTGGTACAGAAATACGGAAACTTTGGGAAGAAGAAGGACCGAAGATTCCAGAAGAGGATCTACAATGTGCTCAACTGGAAGCAAACAGAAGAAGGGTTTCTGATCTGTCCGGAAGGAAGGGTCCTGGATCAGTATGAAGGGGACAATATATCAAGGACCCGTGGCGGAAATCTTCATATCAGTCAGATGTATGCGGAAAAAGGTCACTGTGAAGGATGTGGGAACCGGGCAAAGTGCTACCGATATGGCAAGTACAGGAGAGTCGGAAAGAATGTGGTGATGGAAGAGCTGCAGGGAAAAGTAGATGAAAACCTGGGATGCGAAGAAGGAAAGGGACTCTGCAGGCAGCGGTCAATACAGGTGGAGGGAGCGTTCGGGATCCTGAAGCAAGACCGGGGAATGACCAGATTCAGGCGAAGAGGATTGAAAGGTGTCAAGATGGAATTTCTTCTGAACTGTCTGGGTCTGAATCTTTATAAATATCATCTGTTCTGGCTTAAACAGAGGGCAAACAACCTTATAGGCAAGCTAAACTGA